The Silene latifolia isolate original U9 population chromosome Y, ASM4854445v1, whole genome shotgun sequence sequence TGTGAATATGAATGATATTGGTGTGAATATGTCATCAAACTATTGTGAATTGGGAGAGCAGATTTCGTGAATATGGTAGTTCTTTATTATGAATATGATTAATAATGTTGCGAATATGCACAACTATGAAAATGAATGATATGATTGGTGAATATGTCATCGATGCATTGTGAATTAGGTGATTAAGTTTTGTGACTATGATAATTCATTATCGTGAATTTGACATAAATATGCCGTGAATATTGAATAATCATGAATACGAGTAATAGACGGTGTGAATAGTTGATAAACCTATTCTGAACAAGGTACTCAATCTGTTTGACGATCATAGTTATTAGTATGAATATGACAGACATATGGTGTGAAAATAGAGCATTTGTCAGTTTGAGTAATTAATACGGAATAGTTCTTTATCGGGTTTTTTTTGCATGATTAATTGAAGTTTATTAATATGTCAACTTATTATGAGGTGTGAATATGAGATGAATTTGCGTGTGAATTCAACAACTCAATGGTGCAAAAATGTCTTTTTGTTTCATGATTTATGGTGCAGTGCTTGTGCCAGAAACAACAATACAGATGAAGAATGTAGAGCTAAAGAGGTTCGGCGCAAAACAAAGGAAGACGTGAccttgaaaaagaaaaataacagTACTAACGATGACTTAGAAGATGATGAAGTTGAATGGAACAATACGAGGGAAAATATGGAAGATATGTCCGAAGATGAAAGTGAAAAGGAAGATGAAAATGGAGACGAAGAtggcgatgatgatgatgattatagtGATGAGGATTGTAGTAATGGGGATGGGGATGGGGATGAGGATGGGGATGAGGATGAGCGTATTAGTGACAGTGaaggtgaggaggaggaggaggaggagggcgaTGATGTTGATGAGAATGAATATGTAGCGTCAAAAGAAATAACGGctgttgatgagaatgaagatcCAGCGTCAAAGGAAATAGCGGTCAGCAATAAAAGTCTGGGCAGGCGCACAAAAAGTCGTGGAAAGCGAGGTATTCCTACGTCTCTTAGAACGAGGCTTTGCATAGCTAACTTCCAGAATTTTATCAAAAGATTGAGTCCAAAGCAGAGAGAAGCTGTAAATGAAATTGGTTTTGGGTGTCTTCTGGAGTTGGAGATTACACAAATTTGCGGAAACCTGGGTATGTGGTTAGTGCGAAATATTAATCCTTATTCTTTAGAACTAACATTGGCGCCTAATTCATCATTTCGCATTACCGAAGTCGATGTTTATCTAGCACTTAAATTATCATGTGGTCCAAAATATGttgaggaagctaaagatagAGGTAACGATGAGGTTGTTCAAGACTCAATTTTAAAATGGAAGAGACGTTGGGGGGTTAGTAAAGGTGTGACAGCACCTGTTACAACAAAGATGCCTAACGAAATTTTAAATCATGGGCATGATGACGACTTCAAAGTCGACTTTGTTATATATACTTTTTCTTCTCTGCTTTATGGGCACCAAGCAAGACATTGTAACTACAAACTACTAATGTCATTGTTAGA is a genomic window containing:
- the LOC141633985 gene encoding uncharacterized protein LOC141633985, producing the protein MKTRGGLKRACARNNNTDEECRAKEVRRKTKEDVTLKKKNNSTNDDLEDDEVEWNNTRENMEDMSEDESEKEDENGDEDGDDDDDYSDEDCSNGDGDGDEDGDEDERISDSEGEEEEEEEGDDVDENEYVASKEITAVDENEDPASKEIAVSNKSLGRRTKSRGKRGIPTSLRTRLCIANFQNFIKRLSPKQREAVNEIGFGCLLELEITQICGNLGMWLVRNINPYSLELTLAPNSSFRITEVDVYLALKLSCGPKYVEEAKDRGNDEVVQDSILKWKRRWGVSKGVTAPVTTKMPNEILNHGHDDDFKVDFVIYTFSSLLYGHQARHCNYKLLMSLLEPSQICNFNWCQYVIRALVKAVKEFRKNPSGFFCGPLIVVLLCYLDRVEFESRTFERKFPILSGWDDKKVTERRDAELREDGYGQGYVVPRMNLIKLHQLGCVPDQDFVRLNQILMNLPTLDNQSEGGPSVDVDIIPPSTDIGERKGRGDQGTSSSQIHNDKKVYIEKVMAVNKKLSSSVLEWNEVMNEASKFFPSSNFTFFKKCLSMSFIWVVRVLIRWKRNQVK